A DNA window from Linepithema humile isolate Giens D197 chromosome 6, Lhum_UNIL_v1.0, whole genome shotgun sequence contains the following coding sequences:
- the LOC105671257 gene encoding putative fatty acyl-CoA reductase CG5065, translating into MEQNKIDDIPDRVAATLAGRRILLTGGTGFLGKVLIEKFLRCLPDIGHLYVLIRSKKGHDPKYRMQEILNSALFEKVRAQRGLPALEKSVTVVSGDMSVLGLGLSAEDRKMLCENVEIVYHGAATVRFDELLKKAVLLNTRGTKQMIELAKEMKHLVLFVHISTAYCHLEEKVLGEKTYPPPADPHQIIKCVEWMDDNVVEAMTDKILGKLPNTYAFTKALSEGLVEESMSHIPSIILRPSIIIPIWKEPIPGWTDNINGPTGLLIGAGKGVIRTMYCNETSYADYVPVDIACNAILLSTWNFLYFKEYDKRVYNFTSSTEFKISWAEIIERGRKIMHRVPLNGIVWYPGGSMKKSRFWHNVCVLFFHLIPAYIIDILLFLLGYKPVLCRVHRRIMKGFEVLEYYGNNQWDFVNNHVLDIRKKINETEKRLYQVHGDDMDIDAYFEDCIRAARIYILNEPPETLPAARRHLRVMYWVDVFAKILFFGLIIYMLASWYGSLRTLFTDNAMRA; encoded by the exons ATGGAGCAGAACAAGATCGATGACATACCGGACAGAGTAGCCGCAACTTTAGCTGGTCGGCGGATATTATTGACAGGTGGCACAGGATTTTTGGGAAAAGTGCTAATTGAAAAGTTTCTACGATGTCTACCGGACATAGGACATCTTTATGTGCTCATCAGATCGAAAAAGGGCCACGATCCCAAATATCGAATGCAAGAAATACTTAATTCCGCA CTTTTCGAGAAGGTCAGGGCTCAAAGAGGATTGCCGGCGCTTGAGAAATCAGTGACGGTTGTTAGTGGAGATATGTCCGTGCTAGGGCTCGGATTATCCGCCGAAGATAGAAAGATGCTTTGCGAAAATGTCGAAATCGTGTATCATGGAGCAGCTACCGTCAG ATTCGACGAGCTGTTGAAGAAGgctgtattattaaatacacgTGGCACAAAGCAAATGATAGAGCTGGCCAAAGAAATGAAGCATTTGGTTTTATTTGTTCATATAAGCACTGCCTACTGTCATCTCGAAGAAAAA GTTTTGGGCGAGAAAACGTATCCTCCGCCTGCGGATCCTCATCAGATAATCAAGTGCGTCGAATGGATGGATGATAATGTGGTCGAGGCCATGACGGACAAGATCTTGGGCAAACTACCCAATACTTATGCTTTCACGAAAGCCTTGTCGGAAGGCCTCGTTGAAGAATCTATGTCACATATACCATCGATAATTTTGAG GCCAAGCATAATTATTCCTATATGGAAGGAGCCGATTCCTGGTTGGACGGACAACATCAACGGACCTACAGGACTCTTAATCGGTGCTGGAAAGGGTGTGATCCGAACGATGTATTGTAACGAAACTAGTTACGCCGATTATGTACCTGTTGACATTGCCTGTAACGCTATTCTTCTCAGCACGtggaattttctttatttcaagGAATACGACAAACGAGTTTATAATTTCACGAGTAGCACCGAGTTTAAG ATTTCCTGGGCGGAAATAATAGAACGCGGCCGAAAAATAATGCATCGGGTACCTCTAAACGGAATTGTGTGGTACCCGGGTGGTAGCATGAAGAAATCACGATTTTGGCACAATGTCTGTGTTCTGTTCTTTCACTTGATACCGGCCTACATCATCGACATACTACTTTTTCTGCTCGGTTATAAACCTGT CCTGTGTCGTGTACATCGCCGTATCATGAAAGGATTCGAAGTTCTTGAGTATTATGGCAATAATCAGTGGGATTTCGTTAACAATCACGTTTTGGacataagaaagaaaataaacgaaACAGAAAAGAGATTATATCAAGTGCATGGCGATGACATGGATATAGATGCATACTTCGAAGATTGCATTCGAGCTGccagaatttatattttgaacgAACCCCCGGAAACTTTGCCGGCCGCTCGTCGACATTTAAGAGT TATGTATTGGGTGGATGTATTTGCGAAGATCCTTTTCTTCGGGCTCATCATATACATGCTGGCATCCTGGTACGGAAGTTTGAGAACATTGTTCACAGACAATGCAATGCGCGCATAG
- the Pat1 gene encoding amyloid protein-binding protein 2 — protein sequence MADGRESRSFSPKNLYVLCVSAIAGKYQSYKPHLADLPKNVRFDLYYQLYKDKKLCILGAELSDLETFSKMLKVTNRRIHLLQIFQAPMEHGVKVGQHLAISYNMQCLEVRENPAVQDKTINLGLRLGGFLSDAGWHSNSEEVLLACKELCIANNQTPQDWCRTLDCCHKLLHAQAAYCAFDGAAETHQLAIEMITKLKNAQYSDSNHAALFAEFSILFFIRSEYDQAYRWSIEALKHLKPSLPARVIIDVLRQAAKSCVVKREFQKAGLLIREAVYLAREIFDTDHPKYSDVLIDYGFYLLNYDSIINSVSIYKTALDIRRVIFGKINLHVALAHEDLAYALYVYEYSSGKFDEASDNAGIAIDIMEKLLPTNHLMLASAKRVKALILEEIAIDNASTPMSEQNLLLKSECLHLSALQLAKTAFGERNVQTAKHYGNLGRLYQSMRKFQEAEAMHLKAIRIKEELLGPDDYEVGLSIGHLASLYNFHMNRYRDAEKLYYRSIAISLKLFGKSYSGLEYDYRGLLHVYSKLDEYQKILEYTDTLNHWKELRDKHAQSEDPPIDIQKRPQPIANIINVFFSM from the exons ATGGCCGATGGACGCGAGTCACGGTCGTTTTCCCCGAAGAATCTATACGTGTTGTGCGTGTCCGCGATAGCGGGCAAGTATCAAAGTTACAAACCGCATCTCGCCGACTTACCAAAGAACGTGCGGTTCGATCTCTACTATCAG TTGTACAAAGACaagaaattatgtatattggGGGCGGAATTAAGCGATCTGGAGACTTTCTCCAAGATGCTCAAGGTCACCAATCGTCGAATACACCTTTTGCAAATCTTCCAG GCTCCGATGGAACATGGAGTAAAAGTAGGACAACATTTGGCCATCAGTTACAATATGCAATGTTTAGAAGTGAGAGAGAATCCTGCTGTACAGGATAAAACTATAAATCTGGGTTTGAGACTCGGTGGATTTCTCAGTGACGCCGGTTGGCATTCCAACAGTGAAGAAGTACTGTTAGCTTGCAAAGAATTATGTATTGCCAACAATCAGACCCCTCAGGATTGGTGTAGAACGTTAGATTGTTGTCACAA actATTACATGCACAAGCAGCTTACTGTGCTTTTGACGGGGCTGCAGAAACTCACCAACTTGCCATAGAAatgataacaaaattaaaaaatgcacaatACAGTGACAGTAATCACGCTGCACTTTTCGCGGAATTCAGTATACTGTTCTTTATACGCAGTGAATACGATCAAGCTTACAG ATGGAGTATAGAAgcattaaaacatttaaaaccATCACTTCCTGCACGGGTTATCATCGACGTTCTACGACAGGCAGCAAAATCGTGTGTGGTAAAACGCGAATTCCAGAAGGCTGGTTTGTTAATCAGAGAAGCTGTATATCTAGCGAGGGAAATATTCGATACAGATCATCCAAAATACAGTGACGTTCTTATCGATTATGGATTCTACTTACTAAATTACGATAGCATCATCAATAGTGTATCCATCTATAAG ACTGCATTAGATATTAGAAGAGTGATTTTCGGCAAGATTAATCTTCACGTTGCTTTGGCACACGAAGACTTGGCTTATGCTCTCTATGTGTACGAATATAGTTCCGGCAAATTCGACGAAGCCAg cgaTAACGCTGGAATAGCTATAGACATTATGGAAAAACTTTTACCCACAAATCATTTGATGCTCGCGAGTGCTAAGAGAGTAAAGGCGCTTATTCTCGAAGAGATTGCCATAGATAATGCGTCCACGCCTATGTCCGAACAAAACCTGTTACTCAAATCTGAGTGTCTTCACCTGTCCGCGTTGCAATTGGCGAAGACTGCGTTCGGTGAAAGAAACGTACAAACGGCGAAACATTATGGAAATTTGGGTCGCTTGTATCAGAGTATGAGAAAGTTTCAG GAAGCAGAAGCAATGCACTTGAAAGCTATTCGTATCAAAGAAGAACTGCTGGGTCCTGATGATTACGAAGTGGGCTTAAGTATAGGGCATTTAGCATCATTGTACAATTTCCACATGAACCGGTACAGAGATGCTGAGAAGCTTTATTACCGTAGTATCGCAATCA GTTTGAAGTTATTTGGAAAGAGTTACAGTGGTTTAGAATACGATTATCGAGGACTTTTACATGTGTACAGTAAATTAGACGAGTATCAGAAGATATTGGAATACACAGACACGTTAAATCATTGGAAAGAACTTAGAGACAAACATGCTCAATCCGAAGATCCACCGATCGACATACAGAAACGTCCGCAACCAATCGCAAACATTATTAATGTGTTCTTTTCCATGTGA
- the LOC105671255 gene encoding U5 small nuclear ribonucleoprotein 40 kDa protein translates to MPILDKRKGDDILALVPASKRTKNEVVFSSREKAVVQSGPPRTSSLMAMIMLLEGHQGDIFSLEFHPEGQYLASTGFDRQIFIWNVYGECENIGVMTGHSGAVMELHFSPDGNYLYTASTDMTLGLWDIVAGIRIKKLKGHTAFVNSVSGARRGPTLLCSGSDDSTIRIWDPRKRRPCYTLNNTYQVTAVTFNDTAEQVISGGIDNDIKVWDLRKNAVLYKLKGHTDTITGLSLSPDGSYILSNAMDNTLKIWDVRPFAPYERCVKILSGHQHNFEKNLLRCAWSPDGSKVSAGSSDRYHYIWDTTSRRILYKLPGHNGSVNDIDFHPKEPIVCSGSSDKQIYLGEIEA, encoded by the exons atgcCGATCCTGGATAAAAGAAAGGGGGATGATATATTGGCATTGGTTCCCGCTTCAAAGAGAACCAAGAATGAAGTTGTTTTCAGTAGCAGAGAGAAGGCGGTTGTGCAAAGC GGCCCACCGCGAACTTCCTCTCTAATGGCGATGATAATGTTGCTCGAGGGACACCAAggagatattttttctctggAGTTCCATCCGGAGGGGCAGTATCTCGCATCCACAGGATTCGACCGACAAATCT TTATCTGGAATGTTTACGGAGAATGTGAGAACATTGGTGTCATGACTGGACATAGCGGTGCTGTGATGGAATTACACTTTAGCCCAGATGGCAATTACTTGTATACAGCTAGTACAGACATGACGCTGGGTTTGTGGGACATAGTAGCAGGAATAAGAATTAAGAAATTGAAGGGACATACTGCATTTGTAAATTCTGTATCGGGTGCGCGAAGAGGACCTACACTGCTTTGCTCAGGTAGCGACGATAGTACAATACGTATTTGGGATCCCAGAAAGCGACGTCCATGTTACACATTGAATAATACATATCAG GTAACTGCGGTGACGTTCAATGATACAGCTGAACAAGTGATTAGTGGTGGTATTGACAATGATATTAAAGTATGGGACCTCCGAAAAAATGCGGTGCTTTACAAATTGAAAGGACACACGGATACCATTACCGGACTAAGTCTCAGCCCTGATGGATCGTACATTCTTTCCAATGCTATGGATAACACATTAAAGATATGGGATGTAAGGCCATTTGCGCCTTATGAACGCTGTGTGAAAATATTGTCTGGGCATCAACATAACTTTGAAAAG aatctTTTGAGATGTGCATGGTCACCAGACGGTAGTAAGGTATCTGCAGGATCCTCCGACAGATATCACTATATCTGGGATACCACAAGTCGtagaatattatacaaattgcCAGGACACAATGGGTCTGTAAACGACATTGATTTTCATCCGAAGGAGCCTATAG TATGTTCTGGATCTAGCGACAAGCAAATCTACTTGGGTGAAATTGAGgcttaa